In one Haloplanus salinus genomic region, the following are encoded:
- a CDS encoding DUF7314 family protein: MADEFIKGLGILTGAGLGWLVLAGWYRTPGFESTRQLVSPVSPDPASADLFNLLAIGLMDTLLWFAILGPFAFWVVLPAVRQARKAMDERQA; this comes from the coding sequence ATGGCTGACGAATTCATCAAAGGGCTCGGCATCCTTACCGGCGCCGGCCTCGGCTGGCTCGTGCTCGCGGGGTGGTACCGGACGCCGGGGTTCGAGAGCACACGGCAACTCGTGAGTCCGGTGTCTCCGGACCCGGCGAGCGCCGACCTGTTCAACCTGCTGGCCATCGGGCTGATGGACACGCTGCTGTGGTTCGCGATCCTCGGCCCGTTCGCGTTCTGGGTCGTCCTGCCCGCGGTCCGGCAGGCGCGGAAGGCGATGGACGAGCGGCAGGCATAG
- a CDS encoding DUF7315 family membrane protein has translation MPPSDDHGADAQGSVRDADGRRDVVVPMRLYKTITVFSTLIAIVSVVFGFVLLDAATIRLSLLRRVIVGLFGAVGVVPPEAVLSAVLAVLGLGTIGLGAGVYVLGTRFRAHGMGNPQEDADESAGNG, from the coding sequence ATGCCTCCTTCAGACGACCACGGCGCCGACGCGCAGGGCAGCGTCCGCGACGCCGACGGCCGGCGGGACGTGGTCGTCCCGATGCGCCTCTACAAGACGATCACGGTCTTCTCGACGCTCATCGCGATCGTAAGCGTGGTCTTTGGGTTCGTCCTCCTCGACGCGGCGACCATCCGGCTCAGCCTCCTGCGGCGCGTGATCGTCGGCCTCTTCGGAGCGGTGGGTGTCGTCCCGCCGGAAGCCGTCCTCAGTGCCGTCCTCGCCGTCCTCGGTCTCGGTACGATCGGCCTCGGAGCCGGCGTCTACGTCCTCGGGACGCGGTTTCGTGCCCACGGAATGGGAAACCCTCAAGAGGACGCCGACGAATCTGCAGGTAATGGCTGA
- a CDS encoding DUF7313 family protein — MQPLQFVVPVGALDALEPYIAHVVLALVVANMLTRIRAHSVHQRMVDDGADELSRYLPHSLTMIALVVASFVFLVIEPHGGMVMSVLAIGLLLTDFFEFESRQVEARNDMTFERPKGAVAASLLALLYAGYQSLFVFIEPLWNAVV; from the coding sequence ATGCAACCGCTACAGTTCGTCGTCCCGGTCGGCGCTCTCGACGCGCTCGAGCCGTACATCGCACACGTCGTGTTGGCGCTGGTGGTGGCGAACATGCTCACGCGAATCCGCGCCCACTCCGTTCACCAGCGCATGGTCGACGACGGCGCCGATGAGCTGAGCCGGTACCTCCCGCACTCGCTGACGATGATCGCGCTGGTGGTCGCGTCGTTTGTCTTCCTAGTGATCGAGCCACACGGCGGCATGGTCATGTCGGTGCTGGCCATCGGCCTGCTTCTCACCGACTTCTTCGAGTTCGAATCCCGACAGGTCGAGGCCCGTAACGACATGACGTTCGAGCGGCCGAAAGGCGCCGTCGCGGCGTCGCTGCTCGCCCTGCTGTACGCCGGCTATCAGAGCCTGTTCGTCTTCATCGAACCGCTCTGGAACGCCGTCGTCTGA